ACGTCCTGGAAGTTCACGGCGCATTGGACCTTCACCTTCTGGAACAGGCTCTCCTTCGGACGGTCCACGCTGGCCACCGTCCCGAGGAGCATGCCCTTGGGCATGGCCCCGTCGAATCCGGAGAAGACGATGCGGTCGCCCACCGCCACGTCGTGGACCGGAGACACGTACTTGAGGTTGCAGAAGTTCCCGCCGATCCCCTCGGCCACCGCGCGCACCCGGTTCCTCTCCACCATCACGTCGGCGGCGAACCTGCCGTCGGTGACCAGGAGCACCTCCGACATCCCGGGACGCGACATGTGGATCCTCCCCACGGCCCCCCGGGGGGTGACGACCGACATCCCCCGCTCGATCCCCGCCTCCGAACCGGAGCCGAGAAAGATCGCCTGGAACCAGGGAGTGACGTCGTGGCCCACCACGCGGGCGCCGACGGTCCGCTGCTCCAGCGAGCCGGAATAATGCAGCAGTTCCTTGAGGCGCCGGTTTTCGAGCTGCGCGTCCCTCGTCGCGTGGAGCTTCTCCTGGAGCTC
This window of the Thermodesulfobacteriota bacterium genome carries:
- the mreC gene encoding rod shape-determining protein MreC, which produces MGSFFRKWWRLLVTLALLASAIQLFVRPSAALEKAESARTVGTALFRPLFLGVDYLRQGIFGVWDHYVALVGISRENDRLRKEVAELQEKLHATRDAQLENRRLKELLHYSGSLEQRTVGARVVGHDVTPWFQAIFLGSGSEAGIERGMSVVTPRGAVGRIHMSRPGMSEVLLVTDGRFAADVMVERNRVRAVAEGIGGNFCNLKYVSPVHDVAVGDRIVFSGFDGAMPKGMLLGTVASVDRPKESLFQKVKVQCAVNFQDVEEVLVILSRPTIPFRQGKP